The genomic stretch cttaaactTATCCGTCCCCGCCCAACCCTGAACACATACAAACGCACTTGGCGGCCAACCCTACTGTGACCCCCTTCCCCAATCCAACCCCGCACATACCCAGCCCCCTGCACACAGCGCAGACAAGAATTAGTGTACCCGGTAAACAGTTTCGAAAGAATAGATCAGGTCCGTCTTCATTCCTAGCTTATTCACGAGAAACGCCAGGGACTCGTGTCGTGCACATAACTATACGACCTAATTTCTGAGTACTTGAACGTGTCTGGACATATTGTTCGAGATTAATAAATCCTTGCCTCGGAGTGTCATGcgttgtgttggtgtgtgttatctctctctctctctctctctctctctctctctctctctctctctctctctctgtctctctctctctctcactctcactctctctctctcactctcactctctctcactcactctcactctctctcactctcactctcactctctctcactctcactctcactctcactctcactctctctctctctctctctcataattatgtctctctctctctctctctaaccggcacggttggcctagaggtaaggcgtccgccccgtgatcgggaggtcgtgggttcgaaccccggccgggtcatacctaagactttaaaattggcaatctagtggctgctccgcctggcgtctggcattatggggttagtgctaggactggccACAACATCGACCATTTTAGATTTGCAGGCCCAGCAACTACAGTGGAGGTGTTCTGCCCCTCAGCTATGAGCAAGGCATCGAAGGTGGTTCGCACTGAGGGAGAAGGGGTGTCAGAGACTGCAGCTTGCTTCATGGAATTCGTGCTGCACCAGGGACAGATCAAGGTCCTTAATTCTGGTGAACATCTGGTCTACCTCACAGGTACCTCATGACgcctataattgttgtttttctgtgtatAGTTTATTATTCAAACAACAAACCAGATATGCTTACAGCTAGAGACTTTTACTAGGCATATTTCCATTTTTAAACCATCACGTTCATAAAAATAAAGTGCGAGGATATTGTTTTAATTTATTGATATCGTTTATCTTTAGCATAcgttttctttctgtttcaggTCCACCTGGAACAGGAAAAACAGTCATGTTGATATTGCAAGGAGAACAGTGGTTGAAAGATGGACATGACGTGCACGTGGTTAGCATGTACGACGAAAGTTTGGCAGCTTCACTGTTCATGATTCATAGTCTGCGGGCTAAGTGTCAAACAAAGGTAAGTACCTAATCATTGTCAGTCTCATCATAGGAGAGCTTGATATTAGTAGTGTACCAGCTACATTTTCGTGTGGACTAATATTCCCCCAGGAAGGAGATGAATGATCAGTCACTTAAGATGATTGCACTGGAAAATAATGTTCATGAGTTACTAACACTGCTATAGATGAAACTGTTGTTATACTCCTTTGATAAACTATGTCTGGAATGTGCAAAGACGCACTTTCATATGCAAATATTTGCACAGTAGATTTATTCTCTCGTAGAAGCAAGATAAGTACAATGGATGCAGTTCTCGGATGTAATGCTTTGATAGACTGCATGTTTTGCCGATTTATAAATTAATCAATCAAAGTACTCTCAGGGACACAAAGTCCATCTCCACGAGCACCAATTGGGGACCGAGGACATAGATGAGGCGGTGGACAAGTTAGCTGCCTGTGCTCAAGACGGTCACCTGTACGTCATCGTGGATGAAGTGGATGGCAGGTAAAATATTTGTTTCTTAATTGCTGGCTCAACATTTGTGGGGAGAAGGGGTTAGCTTATTGAATACAGTTTTCCCTCCTTTTCCTTGAGGGTGGTGGTGCAGCTGACATATACATTATTTACAACAACATGCTGCAAGCGTTGTCATGTTTGTAATAATGGTCGCAGCAGCAACAGAAGTAGTTATAGTGGCAGCAATAGGAGTACTGGTAGAAGCAGCAGGAGTAGTGAAGGCAGTAAAAGCAATAGTAGCAGCACATACAGCACATCCACCAGCATTAACAACAGCACCAGCACCTGGTGAAGCAGTGGTTGACTACGGGAAGATAAGAAGAAACAGCGGTCGTtgtagtggcatcaacagtttcaacaaacaaaataacaacaatataTGAGAGAGTAGGTCTGGTAGtataaaaagcaacaacaacagtagtAGCAGAAGTAGATATACAGAAGTGGTAGTGGTATTTGTTATAGTGGTGTTCTTGTTGCCGGTAGCAGTAGTAGCAGTgaatttgttcttcttcttgtctgttgttgttgttcttcgttattgttgttgttcttgtgatAGTGAAACTATATTTTTTTTCAGTGAGTTCAAACTCTTTTGCGAAAAGCTGGTCAGCCGTGTGAGGAGTCTGCACCTTTGGGCTGCCCACATCTACCACCGATTTACCCCACAACATTTCACGGAGTTCGCCCTTGCTGTCCCTCTTCGTACCCCTGGTGCGATCACTCGAGAGGTAGAGAATTTTTCCATGATTTGCATGTTGTAAAAATATatcccttcccgtgtaaacgatcaaGTAAACTACCAGAGATCCGTGAAGCCTTTTTCTCGTGATAAGAGCATCCATtgtatcaggcatgggaattgaccgctccgcgaaaaggaaattacgtttcagcgaaaCTGAGAAATTGTCCGCGGCAAATaaaaggtaaattaaattatGTATACCATTGTCTCTCTGTTCAGTTtttgcttacacgagaactatcaagatattggtctaaaatgctaaaattcggtTTCCTCGGTTTCCCAACGGGGCTCTGCCTCTGTACCTCGCCGAGGCctaggcggcccctggacctcggccaattttcagagttttttttgtattttggaattcccatgcctgtgtaTACAGAGTCTATGTTTTTTCAATAGACATCATGTGCTACAACACATCGTCTTAAGCTATCTCCCTTGTGCACAGACTTCCTGTCCATTGCATCTAATTTGATTTATAAACATTTTTAGAAAGGCAAATAATACATACCATTGTGTTCAAGATTGTGCATCTGCTTTTGTGAAAAATAATAAGAGGAAGATGTCTATTATTTATTTTccatgaaacaaaacaagacaagggAAAATGAACACGGTCGAAAAACATTAATTCTCAATCTCGCTGACATAACACGAATGCCTGGAATCTCTTTTATTCTATTATCAGATTCAGAGGTCCGACTTTGTTGGCAAGTTCGGACAGGTGAGGGATTATGAGCAGAACGTATATCCCCACACTGACGGTCCTCTCATCCGTGACATACGTCATCAAGGTCCTGATCATCCTGATAATGTCATGCCACGAGACTGTGAAGCTTGTGGTACTCAGCTGGCGTCTGTGCTGGTGGAACTGCATGTGGGAGGTAAAGCTGACTGTATGCACTGTGACTGGCTAAACTGGCTTTTAAACGGCGATTTACTcacatgtttgtgtttgaacGAACAGAATTTCATGTTAATGTCAGTTAAAGTACAAAGGAACCTCAAATATACGCAAATATAGCAATTTGTATTACAGTTATCAATGTACTGTCGGTAATCCTGATTGGCCAAAGCTCATTTTGCATCTAAATCAGTGCTGTACACATGACATTCCAACATGTCTGTTTTTACCGAGGTACCTGAGCCATACGGAAACCTGGCATACCGATGAATACTTTTTAGCCATATGCTGTTGATGCTTGGCGTTACTAAAAGCAGAAAAGGGTATTTTCGGCtgacaactttcagtttcaaaCTTATGATAGGGTAGACAATTCAAGGAATCCTCATGAAGAGTTCTCAACATGGTCAAACAAAAATTTCGGAGCACAATGAACATGGGTAAATTTGTGTGACCACGCGCAGGTCATATTGACATCAACAAAAATATAAATGATAGGCACCAGTCTGCATCCTGGTTTCAGTTCTTCTGGGAGAATGTGAACctaaccaatcacacaaaaacattttttttagctGAAGGTCCGTAATAAAACTCTAAACAGCTATGTAAGAAGACCACAGTACAAACTTGAATCAATCGCTAATGAGAGAGCTGATATGAGACCCGGGGAACTTTTACATACATTGGTAACGCAAACTAATACTAATATACTAATTCAAAGATAATTAGGTCTTAAACGGCACTTACAAAGAAATTCAAACCGTGAAAATCTTCAGCGTAAAGCAGCCCTTGCCATCATGCCAAAGTGAAAAGTGTTTGACTTGTCAAGGCGTAATAAGGCTTACTTATAAACGCGCAtgcaggaacacacacacacacacacacactacacacacacacacacacacacacacaggcacacacacaggcacacacacacacacacacacacacacacacacacacttgcaggtATAACTGTAATATAGTTTAAATCATGTCCAGGTACTGCTGGCACAATCAAGCAGACTCCAGTGCCTGGCAACCCTGAACCATTGCAGTATCGGGACGTCTTCTTGCTCTGCCTCACCGGTTTCAAGGACTGCGGTTCTGACGGAACAGAGCAAAACACTTGTGGTATCATCAAGGGTCTTCGGCAATGTGCGATTCCAGTTATTGTGTTGTCGTAAGTCCTTAAAAGCGTATTTTATAGGTGGTACGTGTAATATCGCTATTGTTTCATTTGcaattagtttgctcatcaCTAAATCCTCAACGAATAATTCTGCTATGGAAATAGTGTGTTTATTTGATGGGTACATTTTTATGGACCAGCCAGTACTACGGAGTGATACGACTATATGTTTGTAGTTAAGTAGTCCATAAACATATATATGACGTAATCACGGTAATGTGATATAATGTTTATAACAGGCAATGCATTGCTTCTATTTTTAAGGCTTGTTTTAGTAGGTGTGTGGGTACAGTGTTTGCGTGTGGCGATATGATGTGAGTATGCGATGTGAATGTGgctacatgcatggttgattgattgattggttgattgattttgcagacacacagtcaagcgtgtaatttctcttttagagattaataaagagtattgtattgtattgtattgcattgtatatCGAAAGCAGTTCAGCTAGCCTACATGTGAGGCAGTTTTGGATCTTTTCAGTGCGCACTTGGTATTGTGCTTGCGTTTACACGCGAACGGGAATAAGGCACTgacaggtctgcacacaagttgacctagGAGGTCgggaaaatctccacctttaacccaccaggcgaccgcggccgggatttgaactcacgaccgtCCGATTAGgaagccgatgtcttatccattaggccactgcgcccgtcggtgTCATAATGATATGCAGCCAACCTACAACCCAAGCCTTCAAACTTAGTTGTTAAAATGTTCTGCAAAGACAGGATGTTGAATCTTTTAGGCGCCCTTAACTCTACCCGCTTTTTCAACAAGTCCCTGAGTGATTTTGTAAATCTTTCAAGCTCTCCGTTTTGATCATAGCGGCAACATCGTATGCACGGTCAGTGTCAAATCAGATTTCTTGTGTCACTTTTAAAGATATACATATTCTTTACTTCAAAatttaatgtccatttttttaaattctcttAAACAAGAAATCAATATTCACAGGGACGACGATACAACCTCTCGCAGCAATTTGATGACAGATGTGGTCACCATGCAGGGTCCAGACAGTGTCATCGCCACAAGCGCCCAATGTGTTTTTGGGCTGGAGAGGAAGGTGCTGAATGAATAGGAGAGGAtcggatgtatgtgtgtgtgggtgtgcgtacaggttttttatgtgtgtgtgcaggggggagtggggtggggggggggtgattgtTACGTGGGTGAGTAAGTGTCGGCATGTTTCTGTGCGTGCATCTGCATGTGCGTACTTGTGTGCATGTTTGCACGTGTCTCATAGTGTGTTCGGGAGTGAGAGAGTGTTgatgtgtgtctttctcttcccctctgtctctgtctttgtctctctctctctctctctctctctctctctctctctctctctctctctctctctctctctctctctctctctctctctctctctctctctctctctctctctctgctcagatactattgctgtcattttaaccactattgtcaggggctgtggccttagacaattaaagatttgttcttgttcttgttcttgttctctctctctgctcgaTGCAAAGTTGTTGCTTTTAGCAGTTGACATGATTGTCTTGCTTTTTAAACTGTTATCGTTTAGTTTTATCACAGACGTTTCTAAAAAGCTCCTGTCTTTTCACATGTGTTACTTCAAAGtacgattacttccctttggttatttgacttcaaatgttgttaaaaatcttgatctccttcTAAAAGTAAACAAAATCGTCTGGGGCAGGGGGCGTCCCGGATTAAAACCTTCAGAGTATAATTATGCACTGTAGTGTTTGTCAACCAACCAAAACGTAAATCCACATCGTTTCTGAAAGCACAGTCCTGTTCCTTTGCAGATCGTAGCCTGGGTGCAACCTGCGTCATCTGACTCAATGTCTGAACAGTTCGATATACTGTTGGCTTGCTCTCGTACATCTGGTCAGCTGATCACCATTACCACGTCACGTGATTCAGAACAGGCAAGGGCAAGTAAATATTTGAATTCATTATGTTACATTTTACTTTTAGCCGAATGTGTCTTTGTCCTATTTACCTCATATAATTTGTCATCATTCTATTTTTTGAGTTATTAGATTTTTAGACGTtatttgttttgattgatttctTTTAAGATTTGTTATGTTGATTTGTAAGTTTATTTCCTGAATGCTAAGTTCTGAATATTTCAGTTAAATGAACTGGGAAGTTAGGGGAAGAACTCaatgactcacctgagtaatcagtGTTGTAGGAATCGGTCCTGTTTTTCAATGGGAGTTGGCTGTCTGTTAGCAAATCCAAAACCAGACAGACTCCTTACGTTCCAAAATTAagaattaaagaaaaacaataatGGTTATTTAATACAAtgtttaattgtttttaaacaaaacatacacaagTACATCGAGCCAAtgcactttttagtggaaaTACAAACAGTTTTCTGTGAATCACAAACTTAGTGTTGAGATTTCTTAAAAAATTGTTGAAGCTGAAGCTTTCAAACTTCGCACATCACAAGGATCTGATGACCGCAACACATGACGCAAATATCGCATATACTCGTCGAAATGttatttcaaggtcacagcgggtttgtgtttgtgtcaaaAGAAAGCAAAACTAGAGTTTTCTCCTTTGTTTGAATGAAGAAAACTTTATGGCCTCTGTTGACCCTGACACATTATGTAATTTTGGTTCACACAACATCTATTTGGCAGTTGAAAATGGACAAGTTTCACATTCTTATTTTTAAAGCTGAGTTTTCTCAGGACCATTTGCAGCTGGATCATTCAAAGAGTGGCACACTTTTAACCGtctatgttgttgttttcattcagAAAAACATGTGGAGGACGTCAAATAAAGTTCACCACtgtcacagaaacaaaacatttaaacaGTTTGTTTTTTTGGAAGCAAGTAAACTCAGATTTTTCAAGAAAACGGAGTGATTATTCAATTTACATTCAttttatttgcttgaaaaccaagggaagtaactggcATTATGTCATAACCTTGAACAAAATAAAGTCATAACTTTTTCATGATGCCTCAGACTTGATGTATTCAGTACCTGTTTTAGCGTAAGCTGTTTTATTTCAATGTCACATCTTGCCtaccggcacagttggcctagtggtaaggcgtccgccccgtgatcggaaggtcgagggtccgaaccccggccgggtcatacctaagactttataaaaaaaaaaaaacgctgcgctgctggacccgagtactcgtcagactggctcgctcccccagtatgaaagtttgtgtcttgtgcacgtggatttaaaaaataatttaatttattttacacaattaaaaaaattattagagtaaaataaaacattaaaacgttcataataaacaatagtaaacaagaattttaaaaaaaggaaaaaatagtccgcccatgccgggaatcgaacccggatcacatggatttaaaaaaaaaattaaaaaaataaaaaaataaaatattaatttagtttacacaattaaaaaaattattagagtaaaataaaacattaaaacgttcataataaacaatagtaaacaagaattaaaaaaaaaaaatagaccgcccatgccgggaatcgaacccggatcactttggcacagtatgaaagtttttgtcatgtgcacgtggattaaaaaaaaatatataattatttatttattttacacaattaaaaaaattattagagtaaaataaaacattaaaggcacagtaagcctcccgtaaaccatcacagatgcggtcaggcttttacacacagtacaaacaccctttcatttaaacactcacc from Littorina saxatilis isolate snail1 linkage group LG16, US_GU_Lsax_2.0, whole genome shotgun sequence encodes the following:
- the LOC138950429 gene encoding uncharacterized protein isoform X2; the encoded protein is MSKASKVVRTEGEGVSETAACFMEFVLHQGQIKVLNSGEHLVYLTGPPGTGKTVMLILQGEQWLKDGHDVHVVSMYDESLAASLFMIHSLRAKCQTKGHKVHLHEHQLGTEDIDEAVDKLAACAQDGHLYVIVDEVDGSEFKLFCEKLVSRVRSLHLWAAHIYHRFTPQHFTEFALAVPLRTPGAITREIQRSDFVGKFGQVRDYEQNVYPHTDGPLIRDIRHQGPDHPDNVMPRDCEACGTQLASVLVELHVGGTAGTIKQTPVPGNPEPLQYRDVFLLCLTGFKDCGSDGTEQNTCGIIKGLRQCAIPVIVLSDDDTTSRSNLMTDVVTMQGPDSVIATSAQCVFGLERKIVAWVQPASSDSMSEQFDILLACSRTSGQLITITTSRDSEQVESSGSKPKGCMKMESRNEIPTSDSDIEDMFIELGQACITEDIVRDVDAVLQLYIIHGNGEEHPVFLNLKKDGGSVGRGEWDQSRIAGIFRVLAQDVPIFFRGDRAELFQAFSDGRIKVQVNNSTPLLRIEQYWKKISALYEERFGGNTHD
- the LOC138950429 gene encoding uncharacterized protein isoform X1, yielding MSKASKVVRTEGEGVSETAACFMEFVLHQGQIKVLNSGEHLVYLTGPPGTGKTVMLILQGEQWLKDGHDVHVVSMYDESLAASLFMIHSLRAKCQTKGHKVHLHEHQLGTEDIDEAVDKLAACAQDGHLYVIVDEVDGSEFKLFCEKLVSRVRSLHLWAAHIYHRFTPQHFTEFALAVPLRTPGAITREIQRSDFVGKFGQVRDYEQNVYPHTDGPLIRDIRHQGPDHPDNVMPRDCEACGTQLASVLVELHVGGTAGTIKQTPVPGNPEPLQYRDVFLLCLTGFKDCGSDGTEQNTCGIIKGLRQCAIPVIVLSDDDTTSRSNLMTDVVTMQGPDSVIATSAQCVFGLERKIVAWVQPASSDSMSEQFDILLACSRTSGQLITITTSRDSEQARVESSGSKPKGCMKMESRNEIPTSDSDIEDMFIELGQACITEDIVRDVDAVLQLYIIHGNGEEHPVFLNLKKDGGSVGRGEWDQSRIAGIFRVLAQDVPIFFRGDRAELFQAFSDGRIKVQVNNSTPLLRIEQYWKKISALYEERFGGNTHD